GCGTACTTCTACCTTAATAGTTGATTCGCCCAGAAAATATTTTTTCTCGCCTATCATCTGCTGATTCAGCGTAATGCCTGCTTCTTGCAGTTCTTTTTTATGCTGGTTAATCCAATCAATAGCGGTGTTGCGATCAAGCACTTTTTTACGACCTTTTAACGGAAGAGAGTGTTCCTGCAAAAACGCAAGTACTTGTTTCTCGGCGTAGTGGTTGCGGACAATACGACGAAACGTATACTGCTCGCTCTCTTTGTTTTTATCTACCACCACGCTCACTTTTTCGGCATCAGCCTGAAATTGGTGCGCTCCGTACTGAAACGCTAACTCAAACCCGATGTAGCTGGTTGAAACGCCTTTGGCGAGTGTAACCGTACTACTATGCCCGTTACCTCGGTCTTCGGTAGCAGGAGGCTGAGTTTCATAAAACGATAGTAGTGGCTTGGGGCGATGCTGTTCTGTGATAATATCAAAGCCTTTGGCGTAAACATCAAACGATGAGACTAGCGGAGCCACAAACTTACGGTAGTACGAATCTTCTACCTTCCTTGGAATAACAATAAATTTCTTGTTGAGAAAAGGCTGAAGTTTGTTGCCATCTACCTCTTTTTCAAAAGTATAGAGGCGGTTTTCCAGCACCATCCAGGCTGGCTGGTTACAAACGATGTAGGCCTTTTTATACTGAAAATCAACTTTCAGGTTATCGTATTTAATCGTGGGAAAGTAGTGAGTATTGTCTTCGTTACGCCGAAAGTGAAAAAGCACCGTAGCCTTTTCGGGTAGTACCTCAATCCGCCGGCCTACCGGTTCGCCGTCGTTACTCATTTCGAATAGGCGTTTCCCGCGAAGCAATGGAAGTATTTGAGCCCGAATACCTTCCAGATAAGCTGCAATCTCTTCTTTTAGCAGCTGATTTCTTTCACTATCACCCAGATACACTTTAAAAAAAAACTCGTGGGGCTTTACTCGCTTTTTATGAAATTTTTTGATGATGACTTCTTGCTGCATAGAATCCATCAGGCGAATTAGCTCATAGTCTTGCTCATCAAGATCTTTAGAAAATTCGCGGGCATTTTTATGCGAAATATTTTGATGTTCAAACGTAAATTCCTGCTTCTCATTTAGTTGCACAGCAAATGACTCAAACAAGTATCCTAGGTATTCGTGGTTAAAAAGTGAATAAATCACTTTAAAGGGCCGGTCGGGCGAGACTTTCATAAGGAAGTTGACAGTTGATCGTTGAGGTTGTTCGCAACAAGCTAACCCACAATTTAGGCAAAAAAATTACTTTACAAAAAATCTTTCACATCGGTGCGCGAGGCAATGATGGCCGGGCGATAAGAAGCCAGAAATGTAATGAGCGAGATACTAAGCGCAGTGAATAAAAAGTCAGCAAGCTCCATTTTTACCGGGTAAGCATCTACAATGGCGGTCTGCATTCCCATCGATACAATTCCGAAGGTTTGCTGAACCCAGCAAATAATTACTGCTGCTAGTAGGCCACTACCAGCTCCGAGTAGCGCAATAATCACTCCTTCAAACAAAAATATAGACTTCACTGTGCGCTGTTGGGCACCCATAGCGAAGAGCATGGCAATATCTTTTCGCTTATCAATAGCGAGCATCGACAGTGAAAAAAAGATGTTAAAGGAGGCAATGGCCAAAATAAATGAAAATGTAACGTACACAAACAGCTTTTCCCACTTCACTGCCCGTAGCAAACTAGCGTGCTGCTCGTCGCTGTTCAGCACTTGGTATTCTTCTGCCGGAAGTAGTTTTTCGAGCTGGCTTTCAACTCTGCTTACAGAAACATTATCGTCAGTTTTAATTTCCAGTGCGGTGCGCTCTTCACCGTAGTCAAACAACTGTTGAGCAAATCGCATAGGAACGATAACGTAGCTGGCATCGTACTCTTTTTCATTTGCGAAAACTCCGCCCGGCATAATATTTTTCCGCTTAAAGTAGCGGTTCATGGGGTCAGGGTTAAAGCCACTGCTGCTAGCTGTTTGCCGAGGCGTAAGTAGCTGCATGGTATAAAACTCGTTAGAGGGGGCAATAGATAAAGTATACTGCACTCCTTGCCCCATAATGGCGTAGTTTATATCGTCTTTTGCTAGTGTTAAGTCGCCGTGAATCATGGCCTGACTGAGCCGCTGCTGCTGCACAAAATTATCGCTCACGCCTTTGAGTGTAACAATCATTTGAGCATCCTGATAACGAGCGATAGCATTATCTTCAATCACCTGTGTAACCACATCTACCCCTTTCACCTGCTGTACTACGTTTAGTAATGAGTCAGTGGCTAAAAGCGTCTTTCCGAACACAGGCACTATCTTGATCTCAGGATCGAAGGTGCTCTTAGATTCTTTAATTAAATCTTCCAGCCCATTAAATACCGACAACACTACTACAAGTGCCATAGTACCTACCGCTACTCCGATCATTGAAATATTAGAGATAATCTGAATGAAGTTTTTTTTCTTCTTAGATCGGAAATATCGGCGAGCCACCAGAAAGGGAAAGTTCATACCTTAATGATTAATGAGAGAATGAATAATGATTAGTAGTTTAATAGGCAGACATTTTTTGATAGCATTCATTAATCACTATTCATTGTTCATCATTTTCTTCAGCCGGAGGAATGTCCAGTTCAGAAATAATTTTATCCATGCGGGCGGCGTAATCGGCACTATCGTCTAAGAAAAAATGTAACTCAGGCACTACTCGGGCTACTTTGCCAATGCGGTTGCCGAGTAAACGGCGTATTTCACCCTTTCGGTACTGAATGGTATCCATTAGCTGCTCCTTGCGCTTGCTCAGCATAAAGCTGAGATAGATTTTAGCCACTCCTAAGTCGGGGCTTATCAGCACCCGTGATACCGTTACAAAATCAGTTGTACCTAAAATGGATGAGCCATTGCGCTGAAAAATTTCGCTTAGCTCTTTTTGTAATAGCGACGAAAACTGTCGCTGTCGTTTGCTTTCTTTCATATCGTTTCCCTCAATCTTGGTAGCACCGAAATTCGGCACTCGTTGTACATAATTTTCACTGGTCTGAATACAGTAAAAACTCTGTTTCACTATTATTTGGTTTCACCGTTCCAGTTTCCCGCAGACCAATCTTGGTTAGCAACGCTCTCGACCGACTATTGGTATCGGTAGTAATTGCTAAAATTGGGCGTAGCTTCAGTACCGTTCTCCCGTAGTGCATCAAAGCCTTCGCTGCTTCTAATGTGTAGCCTTGCCCTTCACACTCCGGAAGAATAGCGAATCCAATATCAGCACTTTCTAGATAGTCGCGCTTTACAAATCCGCAAACGCCGATAGGTACGTTACTGCTTTTAAGCATCATCTTAAATAGGCCGTAACCATGTTCCCGATAAGAATCAATGAAGTTATCTTCAATGTAACTTTGGGCATCTTCTTCAGATCGTATCCCTCTATCGCCAATGTGCTTCAGCCAGTTGGCACTGTTTAGCAATCGGTAAAAAAAGTTGGTGTCATCTACCGTAGCTTGCTTAATTACCAGCCGATTGGTTTCCAATATTCTCATAACTTGCTGGTACTACTAGGCAAACATACCATCGTTGTAACTTAATTCACATAAATCTAGGTAAAAAAGTACACAACGTTGCGGATGCAAGAGCGGATTGTTTCTTTTGCACTGGCATCGTACTTACTTTTCATCGCTTAAACAAACCATATTGCTTACCTTTTTCCGAGTTAACGATCCGTATCGGATTCCCCTATTACTGGTACTTCTATTACTCGTACGGTTGCCTCTTTTTTTCAGTGGCGACTACCTTACGCTACCCGAGCTTAACTGGATGTTGGTAGGAGAGAACTTGGCGGATGGTGACCAATTGTACACCCAGCTTTGGGAGAATGTTGGCCCCCTCTCGGCATTAATCTACCGGTTGGTTGACTTGGTTTTTTCCCGTAGTCAGGTGGCTTACGTAATTTTGGCCGCCTTACTCATTACGTATCAGTGCCTGATTTTTAACGATTTTCTGCTCAACAAAAAAGCGTTTCATGAGAACACCTATATTCCGGCACTGATCTACGCCCTCATTACTTGCTTATCGTTTGATTTCTACACCCTCTCTCCGGTACTGCTTTCGCTCACGTGGGTGCTATTGGCCTTACGTAATATATTCTACCGCATTGAAAGTCAATCTCGCGATGTACGCATTCTGAGCACCGGTATATTTATTGGGTTAGCGGTACTTTGTTATCTACCTAGCGTTATTTACCTAGCTTCCTCGTTACTGGCTTATTTATTTTTTGCGAACCTTTCGTTGCGTCGCTTTTTTATGTTGCTCTACGGCTTCGCTCTGCCTTTGCTTATTGCATTCACCTATTTCTTTTTATTTGAGGCTTCTAATGGTTTTACTCAGCAGTACTTACTTTCTTTCCGCACCATTGCACGCGACACTTATATCGGAGATTGGCGACTGCTTATTATTGGTATCACCCCTTTAATTTTTCTTCTTATCTCGGTATACCGATTAGGCCAGTACAAGCGATATACCAACCAGCAAAACAAGCTACAAGGAATTATGGGCATAAAAATAGTGGCTGCGCTAGCAACGTTACTACTGGTGCGGCAGTTGGCTCCGTATCACCTTTTGTACTTTGTGCCTCCGGTAGCGTTTTTTATTACTCACTTTTTGCTCATCATTCGCCGAATACTTATTGCTGAGTTAGTCACCGCCGGATTGGCGTTTCTTCTGGTTTTTAATGGTTACGCTTTACTGTTCAATTTCTTCTCTCTTCAGCAGGTAACCCATAGCAATCGGCTGATGGTGCAACCTACGGCTTACGATGAGTTGGTAGCGGGAAAAAAAATCTTGATGTTAGGGCATCAGATGGATGTGTACCAAAAAGCGCGTTTAGCTACCCCATACCTCAATTGGTCGCTAGCCTCCCAGCAGTTAGCCAGTTTAGATGATTTTAAGAATGTATCATTTGTGTACGATGCGTTCCGAAATGATATGCCCGAACTTATTATCGATGAATCGGGATTGATGCCCCGCGTCTTTGAACGAATTCCGGCAATAGCCAATGCTTACCAAAAATTACCTGGTCAGCCAGTCTATCGAAAAATTAGTGGAGATCAACCTTCGCCTTAGTTGTTTAAGGCTTCTTCTGCCTCTTTTTTGCGTAGCACCCACTTAGAAATCAAAATACTGGCCTGATATAGTAAGATAAGCGGAAAAGTAACTAGCAACTGCGTTACCGGATCAGGCGGAGTTACCAACGCTGAAATAATTAGAATAACCACGATGGCATGACGACGGTAGGTAATCAGCGCTGAGGGAGTGATGATACCGGCCTTACTCAGAAAATATACCACAATTGGCAACTGAAACAGTAGGCCACAAGCTAATACCAGCGTAATTAGAATACCAACGTAAGAGGTAATATCAAATTCATTTAAAATGCTGGGGTCTACCTGATAGTTACCTAAAAAGTTGACTGAAATGGGGGTTACTACAAAATAGCCAAACAGCACTCCTATTAGAAAAAGCGTACTTACAAAGAATACAGCTCCCCGACTCAACTTTCGTTCTTGTTCGTACAATCCGGGACTGATGAACCGCCATATTTCAAAAAATACGTAAGGGAAAGAAGCAATTAGCCCAATAACCGCTGAGGAGTAGATGTGCATCGTAAACTGTCCGGTCATTTTCCGGCTCTGAATGATAAACGGCATTTCTTCTAGGCAAAAAGCATCAGAGCCTACCAGATTACCAATCTTACAAAACTGACGGAACGTCCAGAAATCTGGTTCCGTTGGTCCTAAAATCAAAAAGCCCCACACAAACTCTTTAGCCGCAAAGGCCGCCACGGCAAAAACCATAATTGCGGCCATAGAGCG
This region of Tunicatimonas pelagia genomic DNA includes:
- a CDS encoding FtsX-like permease family protein, whose protein sequence is MNFPFLVARRYFRSKKKKNFIQIISNISMIGVAVGTMALVVVLSVFNGLEDLIKESKSTFDPEIKIVPVFGKTLLATDSLLNVVQQVKGVDVVTQVIEDNAIARYQDAQMIVTLKGVSDNFVQQQRLSQAMIHGDLTLAKDDINYAIMGQGVQYTLSIAPSNEFYTMQLLTPRQTASSSGFNPDPMNRYFKRKNIMPGGVFANEKEYDASYVIVPMRFAQQLFDYGEERTALEIKTDDNVSVSRVESQLEKLLPAEEYQVLNSDEQHASLLRAVKWEKLFVYVTFSFILAIASFNIFFSLSMLAIDKRKDIAMLFAMGAQQRTVKSIFLFEGVIIALLGAGSGLLAAVIICWVQQTFGIVSMGMQTAIVDAYPVKMELADFLFTALSISLITFLASYRPAIIASRTDVKDFL
- the rbfA gene encoding 30S ribosome-binding factor RbfA, translated to MKQSFYCIQTSENYVQRVPNFGATKIEGNDMKESKRQRQFSSLLQKELSEIFQRNGSSILGTTDFVTVSRVLISPDLGVAKIYLSFMLSKRKEQLMDTIQYRKGEIRRLLGNRIGKVARVVPELHFFLDDSADYAARMDKIISELDIPPAEENDEQ
- a CDS encoding GNAT family N-acetyltransferase, which gives rise to MRILETNRLVIKQATVDDTNFFYRLLNSANWLKHIGDRGIRSEEDAQSYIEDNFIDSYREHGYGLFKMMLKSSNVPIGVCGFVKRDYLESADIGFAILPECEGQGYTLEAAKALMHYGRTVLKLRPILAITTDTNSRSRALLTKIGLRETGTVKPNNSETEFLLYSDQ
- the tatC gene encoding twin-arginine translocase subunit TatC; amino-acid sequence: MEEQTGNQLEPRENGLSTPKDQIVEKYSAPPTEEKQMSFLDHLEELRWHIIRSMAAIMVFAVAAFAAKEFVWGFLILGPTEPDFWTFRQFCKIGNLVGSDAFCLEEMPFIIQSRKMTGQFTMHIYSSAVIGLIASFPYVFFEIWRFISPGLYEQERKLSRGAVFFVSTLFLIGVLFGYFVVTPISVNFLGNYQVDPSILNEFDITSYVGILITLVLACGLLFQLPIVVYFLSKAGIITPSALITYRRHAIVVILIISALVTPPDPVTQLLVTFPLILLYQASILISKWVLRKKEAEEALNN